The genomic segment TAAGATAATCATTACTTCCCAACCCACAATAGAATATGCACTTGCTTAGATAGCTGGTGAGAGCATTGGTGTCTCCTCTGAACAACCTTCTCATTTGCACCACCGTGTTGGCAAAGTTGGCGACCTGTCCGTTCATCGATGTGTGATCTCCCTGTTCAAGCAAACATTAAGAAACATGTTTTTCCCTCAATTATTCATGTTTAAATCTGAAACCCCAAAGTAATTCTGGccagaaaattataaaagaaggAGCAAGGGCTGAAGGAATTTTCCTATATGTGTACCAGATTGTCGCCCGTTTCATCTCGAATACCAGATGCTCCTGAGGCGTAGTTAACTCCCCGCAACAGTTCAGGGCCCCGAGCTCTTGAATAGGGTGGAATGTACTGTGGAAACCCCATAAGTTGAGCTGCAATTTTAGCCGGTAAATATAATTGAAGAATTCAACAATTATTgaacaaatttttttgaaaggcaacaatgaaatttttagtgattatCTAGCAGATAACAAAAGACACACAGCATGAATTGATGAGGTAGTAAGACGTACCAAGAGCATCAACAAAAGTGCGACCATTGGTGAAACGACCCGTGGTACCCTGGGAAAAATCGATGCCGTAGGGCCTGTAATTAGCCCTGGAAAGTGTAACCATGCCATTGTTATTTCCATTATCCACCAAGGAGTCACCAAAGATGAAGAAGCATGGTACTTGAGGCCCCTGCGGCTGTGCCTGTGAGCAACCTCTAGCACTAAAGCACACGATAATCAAACTAACCAACAAAACTAGCTCACCCAGGGTCTCCATGTTTGAATCAGCTGAAAATCAAATCACTCCCCCTGCATGCAGAGATGCACACTGATTTATAGCTGATCTGAATGATCAAGGTTTGTTTTGCTATTATGGGATTCATGTGCATGCAGATACATGGGGCAGCTGGCTTTGAGTTTTTGAGATATGGTTGCTAGAGTGAGCGGGAAAGAAGAACTTTTTAGTTGTGGACTGCTCATCTGTCACATAAAGAATTACTTTACATTGAAGCAGCTAGCATCGGTGGTGGAAGGAACTATCTCGTGATCAACTTGGCCACCACAAGCTTGAACATGATCACATCCTTTCAGGCTTTCAGCTCTTGATAAGGTCCGCAAAGTATATAACCCAAATGATGCAAAGGGTTAATTAAGGCTACTCAATTAAAGCAATATGTAGGGATATACTAAACTATTTATAGATGATTCATCcaaaaattaagatattaGAGCGTAATGTGGCAGTTATTGGTTgaaatttgaactttttttttacagttaattacttgaaattttatttacagGTGTTTTGTAATATGATTTAAGATGATTATATATTCTCTTTTGAACTCTTAACTTGTATTGGGGTTTAGTATTAATAAAACTTTGTTTGAttggaaaaaatatataatattagaTATAAGGTTTGCAACCGTAATGCCAATCTAAGTTAGCAATCGATATGTTAACAGCAGCAAACTTGAATTGACACTGGCAGGAGGGGGAATTAACTTGCTGGTACTTTTGGGATTTTAGGTACAAATGGTGCCATTATATTCTTGggtgtttttatgttttttgatCGATCTCGATGTTGAGGTGTAATTGTAATGCTGATTTAAGTTTGCAATCAATATGCTCATGGTAGCACACTCGAATCAGCATTTGTGTTACCATTGATTATATGTTAACCAATTGTTCTATGCTTTTCAAGAAAGAATATATCGAGATAGAAAAAGTATATGCTATTTAGTAatagatattattttaatctgcatatgtatatattataaCTAGGTAAGAATTAGTgtcttttatttaatttctttcctaTCAAGGCAGAATTTAGTTGTTTAGGTACGTGGGTGGAATAAATCTGAGTCagataaataatattcttaattgaaACACCCTTATGTAGGTAGTAGTGATCATCCTAAAGAAGTGATAGCACTAGGGAGGCCATGAGTATCCTGAATTAGTAATACCAGGAAGAGAGCACTCAGGAAGAATGAAAGTAGTTATTAGGAAAAGGTAAAATTCTGGTGGGTTGCTAGCAAaaggtttagagagagaaaaagaggttAGAGAAACTTTGGATTATGTTGGACAAAGTCCTCCTAAATTTGGATTATGAATATGGAATCAAAACAATGTTGTTTAAATGATCAAAACaccaaaatcaaagaaagaaaataaataaataaataaaagtggGCTGGGAAGCTGCTGCACTCCAGAAGAGCCTCCCAACCCCATCTTTTATTGTTTGTCTTATTATTGGATTGgataaacaaaatatgtagAACTTCTGATATTCACTAGCTAAGGGCCCAAGGCAAAGTGAAGAAAGTCTCAATCTGCCTTTGGCATAACATGAGAAACTAcacgaaaaagaaaaaaaaagcagtcTTTTCGCGGCCATTTCTCACTTCAACAGACCATAAATGAAGGGTTGGAATTGATTGAGAAAGTTTagtttcttctttccttctccAATTTCTCTCTCTGATGGAAGTGAAGCTTAGCCATAGACAACACTTCTCCCTCCCAAAGTCTCTTCTTCCCAACTTCAAAGAAACAAGCTTCCCTCCTCCTCACACCTTCTCTTTAAGATCCTGGGCAGCTACTGAACGCCACCGTTTCCAAGGCCTCATCAAGGTTGCCCTTTCTCTTCCCATCATTTCCATAAGAATTAGTAGAATGgggtttgttttttttttttttttttctgtttagTACCCTTTGATGGGCTGCTAAAAAAAGAATGATTTGGTCTTTTGGTGACAGAAATGGAGATTGCAGAACAATAGCAAGGACTATATCTGCGCTCACCTGGTGAAAGAGTTAAACCAAACTCCTTTTATCCGTTTGTTGTATGCTGGGTTTGGTTTCATTTCTTGAATAATTTCAAACTTATTTGGGGTGAAAAGTTTCAAGTTTTAAGTGCAGGGGTGAAACTTTGTCTTCGATTTCAAAGAAGTATGGGGTCTCCGTTTATTCAATTGCAGCTGCTAATAAGGACATAGTGGATATTCACCTTGTTTTCAAAGGCCAGCTCCTTAACATCCCTGCTTCTTCCCTCAAAGAAACTCTACTTGTAAGCAACATTGTTCAAGTTAATTTAATCTTGGCTATCAACATTTGCTGTTATGTGGGCTATTAACATTCTGATTCACTACTTAAATTACATTGCAAATAACTGGCAATATGAAGTCCAAAGAGGGTTCTTCAAATCCAACTttcatattttgttttcttttttggattcTTTTTTGATATACCTTAATGTTCTATGCAAAGATGCCACAATGTTCAATGAGAAAATCTAAGTTAACAATATTGTAATCATATTCTAACACAATTGTATTCTTACGAAATATCATTGATTTAGCCTATAGTCTGTACAATTGTTATTGTTATGTTAATAGACTGTAGTATAAAGTTTGCTGCTACTTATGTTGAATTACACTTGGACTGTTATTAGTTTTATGTTGTAATATACATTTTTACtgcatgttttcttttcttttaatcatGATCAGGCCAAGAAGAGTAGGTTATGGCATTCCATCCGTGCGTTCAGAACTCCTTCACACAAAATAATTTACTCCATGGTTACTTCACATGGCTTGTCAAATGTAAGtctgtttataaaacatagcAAAGTGATTTGATGATTTACTAGTACTAGCAAGCTCAACAGGCCTTCCCGCTCTATCAGCAGGCTAAAGCTACTGGCTATTTTCTAGTTCTGGTTCCTCTTATAGCGTTTTGCATCAGATGCATAATCAGTACCTTTCGCATTAGAGTTGCCAGAGACATGAGACACCAAGCTGtggataagtcaaagggaCATCATCCTGGGGCAAAAAGCATGCGATGGAAGTCTGCTCTGAGTGACACAGAGGAATCAGATGCTTTTGACTCTGAATCAGGACTAGATTCCAATGTGAGTACTCCAGTTCAACATGGTCGTACTGATTTGGTTCTGCATGGTTCATGGTACATCTGTAAATACCAACTACAATATtctcacaaaaaaaaatattaactaTAAAACACAAACATGTTTCTTGCTTTTAACCGCAATGTCAACCATATAAGGCTGCAAAATCCAAATTCTTTTAGTGTCTGCTACTGTACATCTTTCTTTGAGCCCTATCTCCCATGATGTTCCATACCCTTGCTATAATGAAGCACACATCTGATACATTCAGACGCAAGAAATGTAGCATTCATTGCCAATATTCCACAGtgattttttctttggagaaaaggccatcatttttcatttttgatccTTTTTGACTTGCAATTGGTTAGTTGGAGTCCATTTTGCATGAATTCTAGCACTGGTTTCTGGTAGGTGTATCTTGTTTCCTTCTAGAGTCTCCAACAGTTTTTTCAAAACaccatcatttttttattctttgattCTTGTTTGACTTACAATTCACCGGTTGGAGTCCATGTTGCATGGATTTAAGCCCTGGTTTCTACTATAATGCACCTTGTTTCTTTCCAGAGATTCTAACTGTTTTTAGGTGTACGAACACCCATATGATAACCATGTGGTCTTATGTTGACACGATAACCCATAAAGAAGGGCAGGATCCATGCAAAGCAGCTTAAAGCCctcaaaactaaaattttcaacaaccATCTTTTGTGTGTTTTGCTTCGGCATAGCTGTGAATTGCAGGCAGAGAGGATAAGTAACCTCTAGGAGTTCAAAACACTATGTTCCTTATCTTCCTTATACCCCCACATCGGAGTAATTATCTCCATGAGCCAAGTAATTCTGAATGAAATGTCTTTTTTTAGGTTAATATTTTGCTGACTAGATGATTGTACACTGGGCAGCCTTAGTCTCACAGCCCCCAGTCAAAAGACCCTTTGTGCAGGGCGTCAGCTTGGCTTGGGAGTGGCCTTAGTGTGATATGTTATGTGGCCTTGGGATCAAGTGTTGGACACGGATATGTGTCGACGTTAATTTTGAGGAGCCAAATATCATACTTGCATTAAATGAATTAAAAGTATCTAACAAGTGTCGGACACATGCATTTTCGGGTAAATCACTTTCTGTTATgaccaaaaattttaagaaaactCAGCTAGGGTTATGAGTTAATGTTGAACTGTTGTGCAGAGTCCTTCAGAAGATGAAGCTTACATTTCCTATGATGAGGCCTCTCATGCTTACAGTAGACTTCAACATGATTATGAGAAATTTCTTTCAGAATGTGGAATGAGTAAATGGGGATACTGGAGAGGTGGTTCACCTGGGACCTGACTGGAGCACTTAAGTGCGTATCCTTCTCACTAGTATAACAGGTACTGACATTGAACTCCAGCCATCTTCACAGTAGAGAACTGGAGCATTAGAATGCGTTTCATTCTAGCCGGTTCATGGTTTGTATTTTCCAGCAGAAATTTGATATAAATGTAATCAATTTAACTGGGAATAATTGAACCATTGTACAGGAATGATTGAGTAGCATTTTTGGTCTCTGCACTTACTCATAGATCTTAGATACTCTACCACACAAAAGGAATCCCATTTGAAGTTCAGATTCCAACAATTCTCATTAAGCTAAAATCCAAAATGCTCCAAAGTTACAAATTATCATTACATTGTGTGCACGTAAGATCTTAGCGGACACGACgagctttttcttcctgtCCTATCCCAAGTGATTTCTGTGCATTTGCAATTCCTTCTGGGTCTGCAATATAACAAATCAGAAAACGTTAGAATCATGATGCAAGCCAGCTAAAAGTGGGAGAGTTTTTCAAAAAGCACATGccttgagagagagagacaatcaTATAATGATGGATATTTCTATGCCATTCTAAAGATAATGAGAATCAGATCTGCTAATTCTACTACAGTAATATAGAATTTACAATGTCCAGATGCAACTAAACTAGCATATTCAGCTACCAATCAAAACATAATAGACTCTATGACTTGGAAGAAACATTTGTATTTAAAAGAGTAGGAATCATGTCTTCAGGACCTGTATGGCCTGCGATAGTATGTATTTCACTTCAGATGTAACAGAGATTCAAGAAAAGCATATGAATCCCAGTTGACCTTGATATATACTGCAAAATTCATGGATATTCATGTTCTATTTCCAAGCTACCTATGGCAAAGCAAACTTACCAAAGAACTGAGTGAATATGCGTGTGAAGAAGCTCAAGTTGCGGGAAACATTGTATGCCATTGCAGGTGGAAGAGGCTTCACAACAGTGTCTATGCTAAATACTCGTTGAAGAAACTGTATGAGCATGGAAATATTAGAATACTGCTTGAAAAGAAAGGTGAACATTAAACCCCATAAAAGACAAGTAATATCTTGAACTGAAATTCACCTTCAAAAGTGATATAGATATGACAAACAAAGAGTAGAAAGTCGCACTTGAACTCATCAACTACAAAATTTGAAGTTTTATATGCAGTAAAACATTATTTGTTTTGACTACAGCAtcaaacttttattaaaaattagtgCAGTATATGTGCATCAACAGTTTCGTTGAATATAAAGTTATCAGCTAAAATCATTCTTTTAACACCAAGGCTGTCCAAATATACTGTTCTGTAAACGTTTATGATAAttatacttttgtttattaCAAGTTCTTTGTCTTGTGCAATAGTAAAATTCTTTGGTCAATAAAACGCAAGAGACTACTTCATGCAAAAATGCTAGACCATCATACCTACTAAAAATCACCTATCTTAGGagaatccttttcttttcttttccttttatgaTTTCTTTTCTATTGCTTTTAGCTACAACCAAAAgataaaacaagaaagaaaccccaaaaaaatcaaactaaacAGATAGTATCCACTTTGGGTCTAAGAACATGAACAAACTCTTCATATTCTAGccttttgctttttgctagtaaaaaccaaataaaatttatttgatgcCAAAAGAAGCTAACAAATGTATAAAGAGGTCAATGTACTGTCAAATGCATCACAACCAATAATGAAATATCAGAAGGCCATGAAATAAAGTCAAGGAAAGTTAAGTGAAATTGTGGTTTTACTTTTCACATGACAAAAATATTGAAGAACTCCTAATAGGAGCTTGACTCCAACCCAGCAATGAACGAGTCAAGTCCAAGTAGTTCAAAAGTAGCTTGGCAAGAAAAGGGCTTCCTtcaaattgagaattttgCAGTTTGAAACTAAATTTTAGAGTTAACTGGAGTCAAAAGCATGGAATATTATAGGAAGAATGTTTGTAATGGAATTCAGTAAGACTGTGAGATGAAATTAGGTATTCAAAAGGCTATTTAGGGGCTATTCTGGTTCTATAAATGGTACCAGTGAACACTATCAAGAATAGTAATTCAAGGGTTTTAGGGATAAGTATGATAGTAAATCCAAGTGAGTTGAATTAGGGTTTCTAGAAAGGAGTTAAGGCTGGTTTTAACCTAGAACAGGACCTTGATTTAAAGTAGAAGTAGGCATCACACATGTTTCCTTAAGCTTAACACCTACAGTGTCAAAGGCTTCACCCTAGCTCAGGGCTGCTTCACAAAGTTCAAAGGAAAGCATGATAACAACTGGAATtcttataaaattttcttttaagaaaaaagtCTGAAGAAGTTATATGGTTATATGTAGAGCTCAAGCAACCTACCCTTCAAGGACTACAATCCGAAACAAACCAAAAACTAGATAAAAGGTTAAACTCTTCAATGGATTCATGTACTGCAGTCAATTTTTCATCACCCTCtcaaaaaatttcatcaattcAAGTCCCTTTACCATTAAGGATAGTGCgtttaaggataattaataaCACCATTAGTAAATGGATGCCTTTTATCAAcaataatttgtttaatatatatatatatatatataatgaaaaaCAGACACTTGgttcaaaaagaaagaaaagaaaatgctgGAGaagaaatgggtgaaaattgTAGGGGGAGGAAAGCAGAGAAATTATTGGGGGGgaggggagagagagagatagagagaAATGGGGAAGGGGAGTGTTGGCACTGGTCCAGCACTTGTCAATGTAAAATTGGTGTTCATGGCTGACtagtaaatgaaaaaaaatgctttTTAAAAAAGGGAAATGTGTTGTGAAACTTAAAAACCAGCTGAGTGAAAGGAGCAGATGAGCAGGCAGAGATGGTGGCCAACTATGTTGGGTACGGGTGTCAGGTTTTGCTATGTATCTAAGCATCTAACATGCCAACTGCATGGAATCAAAGACATGGAAATACAGCTAGAAAGTGTCCAAAATGAGGATACATGGGGACTTGTTGGCCACGATATAATGCTACAATTACGAGGGTGTGGCATATGTTTCCACAAGGAACTTATACAGTAGATACTTATGTTTTTCATTCATCATCACTTTCCTTTTcacaagcaaagaagaaataagCATGGTTCAAAACATCCCTTTTACCAAGGACAAGTGATTGGTTGGTGGTGGTTTGGATAGAGATTCCGTGTACCAGCACAAATATTCTCCAAACCCACCCCAAACCATAAGCTTTGTCCCCATGTGTAGATCCTATGGAGTTTGTTATCATGGTTTTCTTTTAACACTAAATTCATACTTTCCTTTACCTTCTTCTAGTTTTcggatattttaaattataggATACGacattcttttttaatttttaggaCAACGCTGTGATTTCATTATAGCAGAGTGTTACCAACCTTTTAGCCATGATTAATTCATTATTGTTTAAATACAAAAGGAGATTCACGTTTTGTAGCACAATTCTCTTATCAATTACAACATGCTTTCAGAAGAAAATGGCTAAACAGAGTCTGAAACAACAGATAGATGCAGTCCTACTAGAGAAATTGGAACAATTACAAAGCTGGAAGTACAATTCCGGTTCAAAAAACCA from the Theobroma cacao cultivar B97-61/B2 chromosome 8, Criollo_cocoa_genome_V2, whole genome shotgun sequence genome contains:
- the LOC18592837 gene encoding uncharacterized protein LOC18592837 isoform X2; the encoded protein is MEVKLSHRQHFSLPKSLLPNFKETSFPPPHTFSLRSWAATERHRFQGLIKKWRLQNNSKDYICAHLVKDFKCRGETLSSISKKYGVSVYSIAAANKDIVDIHLVFKGQLLNIPASSLKETLLAKKSRLWHSIRAFRTPSHKIIYSMVTSHGLSNAKATGYFLVLVPLIAFCIRCIISTFRIRVARDMRHQAVDKSKGHHPGAKSMRWKSALSDTEESDAFDSESGLDSNSPSEDEAYISYDEASHAYSRLQHDYEKFLSECGMSKWGYWRGGSPGT
- the LOC18592837 gene encoding uncharacterized protein LOC18592837 isoform X1; this encodes MEVKLSHRQHFSLPKSLLPNFKETSFPPPHTFSLRSWAATERHRFQGLIKKWRLQNNSKDYICAHLVKDFKCRGETLSSISKKYGVSVYSIAAANKDIVDIHLVFKGQLLNIPASSLKETLLAKKSRLWHSIRAFRTPSHKIIYSMVTSHGLSNQAKATGYFLVLVPLIAFCIRCIISTFRIRVARDMRHQAVDKSKGHHPGAKSMRWKSALSDTEESDAFDSESGLDSNSPSEDEAYISYDEASHAYSRLQHDYEKFLSECGMSKWGYWRGGSPGT
- the LOC18592837 gene encoding uncharacterized protein LOC18592837 isoform X3, which gives rise to MEVKLSHRQHFSLPKSLLPNFKETSFPPPHTFSLRSWAATERHRFQGLIKKWRLQNNSKDYICAHLVKEGETLSSISKKYGVSVYSIAAANKDIVDIHLVFKGQLLNIPASSLKETLLAKKSRLWHSIRAFRTPSHKIIYSMVTSHGLSNQAKATGYFLVLVPLIAFCIRCIISTFRIRVARDMRHQAVDKSKGHHPGAKSMRWKSALSDTEESDAFDSESGLDSNSPSEDEAYISYDEASHAYSRLQHDYEKFLSECGMSKWGYWRGGSPGT